The genome window CGTACAGCAACCAGCGACCCGAGCAGCTCGGCGACCGCTCGCAGCTGATGCACGCCCTGCGGATGATGCCCTACTGGCCCACGATGGACCCCACCAAAGTAGGTGGCTTCAGCGCCCCGACGGCACTCGATGGGTCGGACCCGGAGAATCCGCTCCGTTTCCCGGCGATGGACATCACCCGCAGCAAGTTTTTGAAAGCCTTTGCCACGATCTACGCCGATGTTCGCCTGACCAGTTTCCTGCGCTACCGCTTCAACTACGGGGCTGACCTGGGGTACGGCGTAAGCACAACCTTCCAGCCGATTTACAACGATGGCTACGCTGGCCGTACCTCGTCGACCATTTCGGACTCCCGCTCGACTAACATCGCCCAAACCTTTACCAATCAGCTTACCTTCGACAAAACGTTTGGCAAACACGCCATCAACGTGCTGGCCGTGGCTGAGCAGCAAGTGGTTAAGTTCAACAACCTGAACGGTTCCGGAACGCGCCCCAACAACGACCTGGACGTGATTCAGGGGGTTAGCAATCCATCCGTAAACAGCTCCCGCAGCGAAACGGATCTGCTCTCGTACGTAGGCCGTCTCAATTACGAATACGATGGTAAGTACCTGATCAGTGCCTCGATCCGGCGCGATGGCTCATCGTTGTTTGCGCCCGGTAAAAAGTGGGGCAACTTCCCTTCGGCTTCGGTCGGCTGGCGGCTGAACCAGGAATCATTCATGAAGTCGCTGCCGCAGTTCTCCGAACTCAAACTACGAGCCAGCTACGGTCGGACCGGTTTCAACGGGATCAACAACTACGCCTGGCAGTCGCTCGTACAGGCCGATGCTACCGCCTATCCCTTTGGTACAACGAACAACCTGGGTTCGTACTTCAACTCGCTGGGGAATACCGACCTCCAGTGGGAAACGACCGACATGGTCAACGGGGGTATCGACGTAGCGCTGTTCAACAACAAGATCACGTTCACGGGTGAAATCTACAATCGGTTCACCGATGGCCTGATCCTGGCCGTTCCCATTCCGAACTCGATTGGGTACACCAACGCGCCGGTCGCGAACATCGGCAGTATGAAAAACTGGGGCTACGAATTCCAGGCGGGTTATAACTACGCCAAAGGCGATCTGCGCTGGAATGTGTCGGCCAACATCGGCATTACCCGCAACCGGGTGCTGAGCCTGGCGACACCCACCGCATCGATCTACGCGGGTCAAAATGCAGACTACGGCGGCTTCGACCTTACAAAAACGGAAGTCGGCCAGCCTATCCAGTCGTTCTATGGCTGGCAGGTAGACGGCATTTTCAAGACCATCGATGAGATCTACAGTGCCCCCCGCCAGAACCGTCCGGACAGTCGCACGGATTACGATGCGACCAAAAACACCGCGCCAGGCGATATTCGGTTCAAGGACATCAACGGCGACGGTAAGATCGACGCCAATGACCGGACCTACCTGGGCAGCTACCTGCCGAAGTTCAACTACGGCGTTAACTTCTCGGGCAACTACAAGAACTTCGACTTTACGCTGTACTTGCAGGGCGTTCAGGGCAACAAAATCTACAACGGCACCAAAGTCGTTACGCAGGGTATGCTGCGGCTGTTCAACGCCGGACCCGCCGTACTCGATGCCTGGACCCCGACCAACAGCAATAGCAGCATACCCCGCGCGATCAGTGGTGACCCGAACAACAACAGCCGCACGTCAGACCGCTTTATCGAAGATGGCTCGTACATGCGGCTCAAAAACCTAACGATCGGCTATTCGATTCCCGCCAAAGTACTGGGCAGCGCAACCAGCAACGTAGTCAGCAAAGTTCGGGTGTATGTGTCGAGCCAGAATCTGCTGACGTTGACCAAGTATACGGGTTACGATCCTGAGATTGCTTCCCGTGCCGGCACACTGCTCCGGAGTGGGATTGATTACAGCAACTACCCACAGGCGCGTACGCTCCTGGCCGGACTACAAATCACGTTCTAACCGACCCTTCGAAAACGGAAACTTCCATGAAACGATACCCTATTCTTGTTGGTACGCTACTACTCGGTCTGGCAGGAAGCTGCAACGAGAAAGCACTCGACCAACTCAATCCTAATGCCGTAACGACCGATAGCTATTTTGCTTCTGACGGGCAGATTCAGAGCGCGCTCAACGGTGTATACGCCATCGTTCAATCGCAAAGCCTGGTGGCGCGCGAGTGGTTCTTCACCGAAGATCTGCGCTCCGACGATGTGGCAGCCGGGGGCGGGCAGCTTGAAACGCCCCGCAATCAGTTGCTGACCGGCGCTTACGACACGGGTAACGCGCTGGTGAGCACCGTGTGGACAGGTTGCTACCGCGTCATTCACCGGGCCAACGTAGTCGTTGATAAGGCCGCCGTCAATTCGGCTAAGCTGACCCCTGCTGTGGCCACGCAGGCCGTTGGTGAGGCTAAGTTTCTGCGGGCCTGGGCCTACTTTGAACTGGTCAGCCAGTGGGGGGGCGTGCCGCTCTACAAAAACTACGTGACGTCGCTGGCCAATTCACAGGCGCGTGCCTCCGAAGCCGATGTGTATGCGTTTGTCATCGCTGACCTGAAAGCGGCCCAGGCCGCCCTGCCTGCCACCTACAACGCATCCAACCAGGGTCGGGCAACCAGCGGTGCCGCCACCATGCTGCTGGCTCGCGTCTACATGCAGCAAGGCGATTACACCAACGCAAAAACCGAGTTGCAGAAACTCATTAGCTCGGGACAGTATCAACTGGTCGATGAATACACCAACAATTTCATCGAAGAAACGGAGTTCAACAAGGAGTCGATCTGGGAAATAAACTACCTGCCCTCGAATGGTTCGTTCAACTGGGGTGGTGATGGCGACGGAGCCACCGCTGGCGAAGAAACCGTACGGACCCAGGAGTACTCGGCCATTGGCTGGCGTAACATCATCCCGTCGAACGGCCTGCTGAACGAGTTCGAGCGGCCCAGCAAGGGCGATGCCAAGCTTGATCCACGCTACGCCAAATCATTCTACACCACGGGCGACAAGTACAACAACGACCAGAACGTACTGACCGACGCGCAACAGAACGGCAACAGTTCGGTCGTTGATGGTGTGACGCAAAAAGTAAGCTGGCGGAAGTTCAGCCTGATGTATAAAACCAACAGTTCGTTCCTGACCGGTGCTATCAACCAGCGGATTATGCGTTACGCCGAAACGCTGCTGGCGATGGCCGAATGCGAAAATGAACTGGGAAATTTGGCCAGCGCGGTCACGTACCTGAACATGACCCGTGCCCGGTCTAGTGTGGCCATGCCCGCTTATCCAACGGCAAACTACCCGGTATCGACCAAAGAGCAGGTACTCAAAGCCATCATGCACGAGCGCCGGGTCGAATTGAGTGGTGAACAGATTCGGAACCGGGACATCCTGCGCTGGCGGAAACAGGGCAAGCTGACGACCGAACCGCTTTCGTATTTCCAGAAAGGCAAACACGAATTGCTGCCGATTCCTCAGCAGGAAATTGACAATAACCCAAACATTGGCTTAACGGGGCAGAACCCTGGTTATTAACCACGTTCGTTGGGTTAACTTACACGTTGACAATGACACCGGGCTATCCTGGTGTCATTGTTATAATATGCAATGATAAACAGGGCCGTTTATGCAAACAAAGTGGTTACGGGTAATCGGGATTGGTTGGCTGGCCTGCACACTGATGGCTTGTCAGCAGCCAGCGCCTACCCTCTTTGAGCAACTCCCCAGCGACAAAACGCACATCACCTTTACCAATTCGCTGACACCTTCCGAACCGTTGAATGGCTTCACCTTCACCAATTTCTACAACGGCGGAGGGGTTGGTATTGGCGATTTCAACCGGGACGGTTTTCAGGATGTGTTGTTTACCGGTAATCAGGTCAGTTGCCGCTTGTACCTGAATCAGGGAAAACAAACCAACGACGCGTTCACCTTCGAAGACATCACCGAATCAGCGGGGTTGACGACGAATCGCTGGTGTTCGGGCGTTGTCGTTACTGACATCAACCAGGATGGGTGGCCCGACATCTACGTTTCGGTAGCGAGCCACCCGGCGTTGGCGCACACCGAAAATCTGCTCTTTGTTAATCAGGGGCTCAAAAATGGCAAACCCGTTTTTAAGGAACAGGCAGTGGAATACGGCCTGGCCGATTCAGCGTTTACGACCCAGTCCGCCTTTTTTGATTACGACCTCGATGGTGATCTAGACGTTTTTCTGCTCAATACCGCGCCTGACTTTCAGAACCCTTCCCACCTTCGTCCGATTGTCTCCGACGGAACGCATCCCAGCACGGGTAAACTCTACCGCAACGAAGGCATTGGCAAAGCCGGTCATCCGGTATTTAAGGACGTATCGACCGAAGCGGGTATCACCTACGACGCGTTAGGTTTAGGGCTGGTTATCAGCGACATTAACAAGGATGGGTGTCCGGACATATATTGCTCCAACGACTTTACCAGCAGTGATATTCTCTACCTGAACGACGGTAACGGCCACTTTACGAATGTGATCAAACAGGCCACGGCCCATACCAGTATGTACGGCATGGGCGTCGATGCCGCCGATCTGAACAACGACACCCGGCCCGATCTGATGCAACTGGATATGCTGCCGAACGAAAATGATCGACTCAAGATGATGCTGAATGGGCAAGATTTTGACCGGAAAGAAATGAGCGTATCGGCCCCGTATGGCAATCAGATGCAGTACATGCGCAATTCGCTACAGCTCAACCTGGGTAATCTGGGGGGCCATGACGCCCCCCTCTTCAGTGAAGTTGGCCTGATGGCGGGTGTCGCCCAAACCGACTGGAGTTGGGCAACACTCCTGGCCGATTACGACAATGACGGCTGGAAGGATATGTACATCACCAACGGCTATCGAAAGAATGTTACCGACCGCGATTTCATCAATTTCAACGAAGACTTTTCGGGCTTCGGCACGACCGAATACAACACCAAAAAGCGGCTCGAATTACTGGACAAAGTACCGGAGATTCCGCTTGCGCACTATGCCTTCCGCAATGCCGGGGATGCCTCGTTTACGGATGTCTCCAGCCAGTGGGGTCTCAATACCGAGTCGTTTGCCAATGGCGCGGCCTACGCCGACTTCGACAACGATGGCGATTTAGACCTTGTGGTGAACAATGTGGATGCCGAAGCCCTTGTTTACCGGAACCGAAGCCGTGAGCAGCACCCCGATCAACACTATCTGACGGTCAACGTAGCCGGTGATTCAGCGAATCGACAAGGTATCGGCGCAACCGTGACGCTGTGGTCGGGTGGTCAATTGCAATACAGCGAATTGGCGGTGGTGCGCGGGTATCTGTCGTCCGTAGAATCTGCACTTCATTTTGGTTTGGGCAAAAAAACAAAGATTGATTCGCTCCGCATCCAGTGGCCGGGTGGGCGCATTGAAACCCGCCGGAACGTTCCGGTCGATCAAGCGCTTACGTTAACCTATCGGCAGGTAAGTGCACCCGTCCAACCAGCCGCAAAGCCCACGACTAAACCGCTCTTTTCGGACGTAACCCGTTCGTTTCCGATTGACTTCACTCACCGCGAATCTGACTTTGTCGACTTTAAGCAGACGCCTGCCATGCATAAACTATTGTCGCGGTCTGGCTTTGCGTTAGCCGTAGGCGATGTCAACGGAGATGGGCTGGATGACTGCTTCGTGGGTGGTTCCTACCGGGGTAGTGCCGCCTGTCTGTTCTGGCAAAACGCCAGCGGTGGATTTGGCAAACGGCCCT of Spirosoma agri contains these proteins:
- a CDS encoding SusC/RagA family TonB-linked outer membrane protein encodes the protein MLNQLQFYGFLSRLPRHGLYQFILILALTMTAWAKADQPVSGTVLDEKGSPLVGVNIQIRGTTRGTTSDARGTYRIEVPTGNAVLVFSYIGYKKQEVPVNNRSTVNVSLESDAGSLEEVVVVGYGTQRRSSMTGAVSSVTPKELTALPVPNVSSALQGRVPGVSVVNNGGPGSSPTVQIRGIGSINYASGPLYVIDGVPTGDLNSFNTNDIESLEVLKDASSAAIYGSRASNGVILITTKKGSRDSKVRITLDSYVGTQSAWHKIDVLNRDQYIQYAKALTSNAGIALPARLNDLNQPIYTGATQTFAQTETNWQNELFRNAPIAQHQLSLSGGNATSRFFGSGAYFKQEGIMRGTSFERGTLRLNSDHQVAKFLTIGQTLTASYSNQRPEQLGDRSQLMHALRMMPYWPTMDPTKVGGFSAPTALDGSDPENPLRFPAMDITRSKFLKAFATIYADVRLTSFLRYRFNYGADLGYGVSTTFQPIYNDGYAGRTSSTISDSRSTNIAQTFTNQLTFDKTFGKHAINVLAVAEQQVVKFNNLNGSGTRPNNDLDVIQGVSNPSVNSSRSETDLLSYVGRLNYEYDGKYLISASIRRDGSSLFAPGKKWGNFPSASVGWRLNQESFMKSLPQFSELKLRASYGRTGFNGINNYAWQSLVQADATAYPFGTTNNLGSYFNSLGNTDLQWETTDMVNGGIDVALFNNKITFTGEIYNRFTDGLILAVPIPNSIGYTNAPVANIGSMKNWGYEFQAGYNYAKGDLRWNVSANIGITRNRVLSLATPTASIYAGQNADYGGFDLTKTEVGQPIQSFYGWQVDGIFKTIDEIYSAPRQNRPDSRTDYDATKNTAPGDIRFKDINGDGKIDANDRTYLGSYLPKFNYGVNFSGNYKNFDFTLYLQGVQGNKIYNGTKVVTQGMLRLFNAGPAVLDAWTPTNSNSSIPRAISGDPNNNSRTSDRFIEDGSYMRLKNLTIGYSIPAKVLGSATSNVVSKVRVYVSSQNLLTLTKYTGYDPEIASRAGTLLRSGIDYSNYPQARTLLAGLQITF
- a CDS encoding RagB/SusD family nutrient uptake outer membrane protein, whose product is MKRYPILVGTLLLGLAGSCNEKALDQLNPNAVTTDSYFASDGQIQSALNGVYAIVQSQSLVAREWFFTEDLRSDDVAAGGGQLETPRNQLLTGAYDTGNALVSTVWTGCYRVIHRANVVVDKAAVNSAKLTPAVATQAVGEAKFLRAWAYFELVSQWGGVPLYKNYVTSLANSQARASEADVYAFVIADLKAAQAALPATYNASNQGRATSGAATMLLARVYMQQGDYTNAKTELQKLISSGQYQLVDEYTNNFIEETEFNKESIWEINYLPSNGSFNWGGDGDGATAGEETVRTQEYSAIGWRNIIPSNGLLNEFERPSKGDAKLDPRYAKSFYTTGDKYNNDQNVLTDAQQNGNSSVVDGVTQKVSWRKFSLMYKTNSSFLTGAINQRIMRYAETLLAMAECENELGNLASAVTYLNMTRARSSVAMPAYPTANYPVSTKEQVLKAIMHERRVELSGEQIRNRDILRWRKQGKLTTEPLSYFQKGKHELLPIPQQEIDNNPNIGLTGQNPGY
- a CDS encoding VCBS repeat-containing protein, with product MQTKWLRVIGIGWLACTLMACQQPAPTLFEQLPSDKTHITFTNSLTPSEPLNGFTFTNFYNGGGVGIGDFNRDGFQDVLFTGNQVSCRLYLNQGKQTNDAFTFEDITESAGLTTNRWCSGVVVTDINQDGWPDIYVSVASHPALAHTENLLFVNQGLKNGKPVFKEQAVEYGLADSAFTTQSAFFDYDLDGDLDVFLLNTAPDFQNPSHLRPIVSDGTHPSTGKLYRNEGIGKAGHPVFKDVSTEAGITYDALGLGLVISDINKDGCPDIYCSNDFTSSDILYLNDGNGHFTNVIKQATAHTSMYGMGVDAADLNNDTRPDLMQLDMLPNENDRLKMMLNGQDFDRKEMSVSAPYGNQMQYMRNSLQLNLGNLGGHDAPLFSEVGLMAGVAQTDWSWATLLADYDNDGWKDMYITNGYRKNVTDRDFINFNEDFSGFGTTEYNTKKRLELLDKVPEIPLAHYAFRNAGDASFTDVSSQWGLNTESFANGAAYADFDNDGDLDLVVNNVDAEALVYRNRSREQHPDQHYLTVNVAGDSANRQGIGATVTLWSGGQLQYSELAVVRGYLSSVESALHFGLGKKTKIDSLRIQWPGGRIETRRNVPVDQALTLTYRQVSAPVQPAAKPTTKPLFSDVTRSFPIDFTHRESDFVDFKQTPAMHKLLSRSGFALAVGDVNGDGLDDCFVGGSYRGSAACLFWQNASGGFGKRPFPAQADQEATSALFFDADGDKDLDLYVVYGGNERPATEKAVYQDQLYLNNGKGDFNLSSTNALPDLSGSGSCVVACDFDHDHDLDLFVGGRQIPGQYPLPARSYLLRNDSSPQGIRFTDVTQPLCPSLMQVGLVCSALWSDYDRDGWADLLLAGEWMPLTLYKNTKGAFKAAPIQIPNTSGWWNSLAQGDFDHDGDLDYIAGNEGLNTLYHASADEPVKIIAKDVNNDGTMDPLMGYYINGVCYPAIPRDALNQQVIQFRRKYQRFADYAAVRFDELLTDDERKDAYQAQATYLQSAYIENKGNGTFVVHALPRVAQAAPVFGIVVHDLNRDGHLDAVLTGNFYPNEVNMGREDASVGVVLLGDGRGHFKPVSPMASGLLIRGDARSSALLTSKNREILLVTAVNSQGLQLHKCIPPM